Proteins found in one Chloroflexota bacterium genomic segment:
- a CDS encoding HlyC/CorC family transporter, whose amino-acid sequence MDPAERTLEVWIWFAATGLFTVLGLLAVAAQTALQAASRTRMRMLADVRVKGARSALKMLDDGSPTPTVLLILGVIGIGGTAVSMLGTVTTAWELAFPEAVVVAGIAGAVLVLVAVLCRGAAVASPERTLLLLGRPVRVLAALLLLVVAPLVWVERRVVAALGPSRETDAAATADDVRFLVESVEDARKLEEDEREMIHGIFGMSSRPVREVMVPRIDVMAMPRESTLGQLLDKIVLTGYSRIPIVADTIDNVVGLVYAKDVLRSLRAGHLDDPAEPIARAPYFVPDTKKVDELLQDLQQKRVHLAVVVDEYGGTAGIVSIEDLLEEIVGEIRDEYDVNEENLIQRIDARVSIVDARVSLRDVNEELDLHLDVDELDTLGGLVYHELGKVPAEGDEIRVNGCLVTVMSTQGRRIKKLKVTVVDQDRADEEEN is encoded by the coding sequence ATGGACCCTGCTGAACGCACGCTAGAGGTATGGATCTGGTTCGCCGCGACGGGCCTCTTCACCGTCCTCGGCCTGCTCGCCGTTGCGGCCCAGACCGCGCTGCAGGCGGCCAGTCGCACGCGCATGCGGATGCTGGCCGATGTCAGAGTCAAGGGGGCGCGCTCGGCCCTGAAGATGCTCGACGACGGCTCACCGACCCCGACCGTCCTGCTGATCCTGGGCGTCATCGGGATCGGCGGCACAGCCGTCAGCATGCTTGGCACGGTGACGACGGCCTGGGAGCTGGCCTTCCCCGAGGCCGTGGTCGTGGCCGGTATCGCTGGCGCGGTGCTGGTATTAGTGGCCGTCCTCTGCCGTGGCGCGGCCGTGGCCAGCCCCGAGCGCACGCTGCTCCTGCTGGGCCGGCCAGTGCGCGTGCTGGCCGCCCTGCTGCTCCTGGTGGTCGCTCCGCTGGTGTGGGTCGAGCGGCGGGTGGTCGCAGCGCTCGGGCCGTCCCGTGAGACGGACGCCGCCGCCACCGCCGACGATGTTCGCTTCCTGGTGGAGAGCGTCGAGGACGCCCGCAAGCTCGAAGAAGACGAGCGCGAGATGATTCACGGCATCTTCGGCATGAGCAGCCGTCCGGTCCGCGAGGTGATGGTTCCGCGCATCGACGTGATGGCCATGCCGCGCGAATCAACGCTCGGTCAGTTGCTCGACAAGATCGTGTTGACGGGGTACTCGCGCATCCCCATCGTGGCCGACACCATCGACAACGTCGTCGGCCTGGTCTACGCCAAGGATGTGCTGCGGTCGCTGCGGGCCGGCCATCTCGACGATCCGGCGGAACCGATTGCTCGCGCGCCATACTTCGTGCCAGACACCAAGAAGGTAGACGAGCTGTTGCAAGACCTGCAGCAGAAGCGGGTCCACCTCGCCGTGGTGGTAGACGAGTACGGCGGCACGGCCGGCATCGTCTCCATTGAGGATTTGTTAGAAGAGATCGTCGGCGAGATCCGCGACGAGTACGATGTCAACGAAGAGAACCTGATACAGCGGATCGACGCACGCGTGAGTATCGTGGACGCGCGCGTCTCGCTCCGCGACGTGAACGAAGAGCTGGACCTCCACCTGGACGTGGACGAGCTGGATACCCTGGGCGGCCTCGTCTATCACGAGCTTGGAAAGGTGCCGGCCGAGGGCGACGAAATCCGCGTCAACGGCTGCCTGGTGACCGTCATGAGTACCCAGGGGCGACGAATCAAGAAACTGAAGGTCACGGTGGTGGACCAAGACCGTGCCGATGAGGAGGAGAACTGA
- a CDS encoding metallopeptidase family protein: protein MRRRTDAPSKRAKAEGSERAAVGDVAHHLPGGRQHGAGRPAHRPAVSAAERLRAARGHHLRYRTDRRTFERIVGEVVRTLPEPFRDRLENVAIVVEDWPDDDERAVARDEDDRDDVDLLGLYQGIPYGSRLQGYHLAVPDRITIYRGPILATVRSEAAAREEIRLTVLHEIGHYFGLGDDELP from the coding sequence ATGAGGAGGAGAACTGATGCCCCGTCGAAGCGTGCCAAAGCGGAAGGGTCCGAGCGTGCTGCAGTTGGCGACGTGGCTCATCATCTTCCTGGTGGCCGTCAGCATGGTGCTGGCCGTCCTGCCCATCGCCCAGCAGTGAGCGCAGCCGAGCGCCTGCGAGCAGCGCGCGGGCACCATCTCCGCTACCGAACGGACCGACGCACCTTTGAGCGCATCGTCGGCGAGGTCGTGCGGACGTTGCCAGAGCCGTTCCGCGACCGGCTGGAGAACGTCGCCATCGTAGTCGAGGACTGGCCGGACGACGACGAGCGCGCCGTGGCCCGGGACGAAGACGATCGAGACGATGTCGACCTGCTCGGTTTGTACCAGGGCATCCCCTACGGCAGCCGGCTTCAGGGCTACCACCTCGCCGTCCCCGACCGCATCACGATCTACCGTGGCCCGATCCTGGCGACCGTCCGCTCCGAGGCCGCCGCGCGTGAGGAGATCCGCCTGACGGTGCTGCACGAGATCGGCCACTACTTCGGGCTGGGCGACGATGAGCTGCCCTGA